From the Terriglobia bacterium genome, one window contains:
- a CDS encoding glycosyltransferase family 39 protein yields MLNRPTRLIFLTMGLGVILLLCFLRLDAMGLTGPDEPRYAEVAKEMLQSHDFITPRLLGQPWFEKPVLYYWLAASAYSLWGVNETAARLPSAAAALLLTLTLFLGTRPILNFETRWLSSIVFATSLGAIAFSRAASTDMLLTATFSIAMILFWVTLSDPSATPSISRATLAYLSLGLSVLAKGPVGVVLATAILFGYFCISGRWREIGKLQIPLGIALMAAVDLPWFLLCYRANGWAFVDTFLIHHNLLRFATNEFQHSRPFWFYVPVILGAMLPWTFLLLLPGGRTRELFNFNSWRSHPQRAFLCLWMAIPFVFFTVARSKLPGYILPVLIPLSIVLGSSLFSVNQQAPAAGFKRRNPWPLRGALTFEGLFFTALLIFSHQIISRFGLALNSLRWTIGITAALMIVILTGCLIHRRGLAIAIGAHVLVMTILVIVSTSYFLPRLDGEISTRPAAQAIHQVAQSPRVYVFDVPRAARYGLDFYLAPPPVPATSVEEVLRQKSEDAVFLVLPSRTSNNRGANVSPLVGDLIYQSREITVLRIRRQSE; encoded by the coding sequence ATGCTCAACCGTCCGACCCGCCTGATCTTCCTGACCATGGGGTTAGGGGTAATCCTCCTGCTCTGTTTTCTCCGGCTGGACGCCATGGGGCTGACGGGCCCTGATGAGCCACGCTACGCCGAAGTAGCCAAGGAGATGCTGCAATCGCACGATTTCATCACTCCACGGCTCCTGGGGCAGCCGTGGTTTGAAAAACCGGTGCTGTATTACTGGCTGGCGGCTTCGGCTTATTCCCTTTGGGGGGTGAATGAGACTGCGGCCCGGCTCCCCTCGGCGGCAGCCGCCCTCCTCTTGACCCTGACCTTGTTCCTGGGGACCCGGCCGATTCTTAACTTTGAAACCCGGTGGCTGAGTTCCATCGTGTTTGCCACCAGCCTCGGCGCCATTGCTTTCTCCCGCGCTGCCTCGACGGACATGCTTCTGACCGCCACATTCAGCATCGCCATGATCCTCTTTTGGGTGACGCTCTCGGACCCGTCCGCTACTCCATCGATCTCCAGGGCCACCCTGGCCTACCTGTCTCTCGGCTTATCAGTCCTGGCAAAGGGCCCGGTGGGCGTCGTGCTCGCCACGGCCATCCTGTTCGGCTATTTCTGTATCTCCGGGAGATGGAGGGAGATCGGGAAACTTCAGATCCCCCTGGGAATTGCACTGATGGCTGCCGTCGATCTTCCATGGTTTTTGCTGTGCTATCGGGCGAATGGATGGGCATTCGTCGATACCTTCCTTATCCACCATAACCTCTTGCGGTTTGCGACCAACGAATTCCAGCACTCGCGCCCTTTCTGGTTCTATGTCCCCGTCATTCTGGGGGCGATGCTTCCGTGGACCTTTCTCCTGCTCTTGCCCGGGGGTCGAACCCGTGAACTCTTCAATTTCAATAGCTGGAGAAGCCATCCTCAAAGGGCCTTTCTATGTCTGTGGATGGCCATTCCCTTTGTATTTTTTACAGTCGCCCGATCCAAGCTCCCCGGATACATTCTTCCGGTGCTGATTCCCCTCTCCATCGTCCTGGGCAGTTCCCTCTTCTCCGTAAATCAGCAAGCCCCTGCTGCTGGGTTCAAAAGGCGAAACCCGTGGCCCCTTCGGGGCGCCCTGACGTTCGAAGGATTATTTTTCACAGCCCTCCTGATCTTTTCACACCAGATCATCTCCCGGTTCGGGCTCGCCCTGAACAGCCTGAGGTGGACCATTGGAATCACCGCCGCCCTCATGATTGTCATCCTGACGGGCTGTCTTATTCACAGACGCGGTCTGGCAATCGCAATCGGCGCCCATGTGCTGGTGATGACCATTCTGGTGATCGTCTCCACCTCCTACTTCCTACCCCGCCTTGATGGAGAGATCTCAACACGCCCCGCGGCACAAGCGATACATCAAGTCGCCCAATCGCCGCGTGTGTATGTCTTCGATGTTCCTCGGGCTGCCCGCTACGGACTTGATTTCTACCTGGCACCTCCGCCCGTACCGGCAACCTCGGTCGAAGAGGTCTTGCGCCAGAAGTCAGAGGATGCTGTATTCCTCGTTCTGCCGTCCCGAACATCGAACAACCGCGGAGCCAATGTCTCGCCGCTTGTGGGTGACTTGATATATCAATCCAGAGAAATTACGGTCTTGAGGATCAGACGTCAATCGGAATGA
- a CDS encoding DUF2203 domain-containing protein has translation MTEKKIFTYQEARQLIPYVWKVTHDAFQQINGITEELRAAAAEEHRTELEERYEMIVTSWADQMKKLGCEIKGLWLVDFDNGKGYYCWKYPEKALDHYHTYEDGFTGRMRIN, from the coding sequence ATGACCGAAAAGAAGATCTTTACCTATCAAGAAGCCAGGCAATTGATCCCGTACGTCTGGAAGGTAACTCACGATGCTTTCCAACAGATCAACGGAATTACAGAGGAGTTGCGCGCTGCTGCGGCCGAAGAGCATCGGACCGAACTGGAAGAACGATACGAAATGATCGTCACTTCCTGGGCGGACCAGATGAAGAAGCTGGGGTGTGAAATCAAAGGGCTCTGGCTCGTCGATTTTGATAATGGCAAGGGGTATTATTGCTGGAAATATCCCGAAAAGGCGCTGGACCACTACCACACCTATGAAGACGGCTTTACAGGGCGGATGAGAATTAACTAA
- a CDS encoding response regulator transcription factor: MVMGLTDNFELEGYEVISANDGEAGLSKAMGEKPDLVILDIMMPKKSGLDVCKELRAKGYTMPVVMLTARGQEIDKVVGLELGADDYVTKPFSIRELLARVKAVLRRIEGRNQGIEQYRFGNIELDFVKHQAIRNKRPLDLSTKEFELLKYFVQHRGETLSRDRLLDDVWGYDQYPTTRTVDNHVAKVRQKIEEKPSEPKFIITIHGTGYKFLG; this comes from the coding sequence ATGGTGATGGGCCTTACGGACAACTTTGAGCTGGAGGGTTACGAGGTCATCTCCGCCAACGATGGAGAAGCCGGTCTGAGTAAGGCCATGGGTGAAAAACCCGATCTGGTCATTCTCGACATCATGATGCCGAAAAAGAGCGGGTTGGACGTCTGCAAAGAGCTGCGGGCCAAGGGCTATACCATGCCGGTGGTGATGCTGACGGCGCGCGGACAGGAAATCGACAAGGTCGTCGGCCTCGAGCTGGGCGCCGACGACTACGTGACGAAGCCGTTCAGCATCCGGGAGTTGCTGGCCCGGGTGAAGGCAGTCCTGCGCCGGATCGAGGGCCGCAACCAGGGGATCGAACAGTATCGCTTTGGTAATATCGAACTCGACTTCGTGAAGCACCAGGCCATCCGGAACAAACGCCCTCTCGACCTTTCCACAAAGGAATTTGAACTCCTGAAATACTTCGTCCAACATCGCGGCGAAACACTCAGTCGCGATCGGCTTCTGGACGATGTGTGGGGTTATGACCAGTATCCGACCACGCGAACGGTGGACAACCATGTGGCGAAGGTTCGGCAGAAAATCGAAGAGAAGCCATCCGAACCGAAATTCATCATCACCATCCACGGGACCGGCTACAAGTTTCTCGGCTAG
- a CDS encoding HAMP domain-containing histidine kinase codes for MKRQFSPKRKLIVIWTLAIILPIIILIVFEYISLSNIKSTHAIDAVIQRDFMQTLEVVERKSSAELKIYARSVADELGATDLSQTPDAAIHAKVDATLEHFPFTDAIFYFDSRRGLVMNDRQSLETHMECDFLRYKKALMVEMLRTEQFHESVRKLQEYALRGEFKLIPTAVRRNEHDDVNIVVYFVLPPYDDDSYRIGGYILDTPFLANEFFPRIFREMESESTSGDRRNLKSTIIAIHYINEEQNIIASSQPIDSYNFEVKRIMGYGAWRFFVAAIKPKGVTIEGIADHYIRWNFLLVTFLVVVLIGGMLLTLRNMAREMQLAQLKSDFVSNVSHEFKTPLALIRLFAETLELDRVKSTERQREYFSIIRKESERLTQLINNILDFSRIEAGKKEYKFVRQSISEVVRETIESYRFHVEQQGFTLKMDTDDTLPPMRIDRDAISQAMLNLLNNSLKYSTDEKSITVTVSREGQMAKIMVADRGIGIARADQKKIFEKFYRASNSLVHDTKGSGLGLSLVHHIVKAHGGTIKVESRVGEGSRFVIQLPLPEPGTGEWSASDESEESHSTTAAHTENVA; via the coding sequence ATGAAAAGGCAATTCTCGCCAAAACGAAAGCTCATCGTCATCTGGACCCTTGCTATCATCCTGCCCATCATCATTTTAATCGTCTTTGAGTACATCTCCCTGTCCAACATCAAGAGCACACACGCCATCGATGCCGTGATTCAACGGGATTTCATGCAGACTCTGGAAGTGGTGGAGCGAAAGTCGTCGGCCGAGTTGAAAATATATGCGCGTTCCGTGGCGGATGAGCTGGGGGCAACGGACTTAAGCCAGACCCCCGATGCGGCGATCCATGCGAAGGTCGATGCCACCCTGGAACATTTTCCGTTTACCGATGCAATCTTCTATTTTGACAGCAGGCGTGGTCTGGTGATGAATGACCGGCAATCGCTGGAAACGCACATGGAATGCGATTTCCTGCGTTACAAGAAGGCCCTGATGGTCGAGATGTTGAGGACCGAACAATTTCACGAGAGCGTACGAAAACTGCAGGAGTATGCCTTGAGGGGGGAGTTCAAGCTCATCCCCACGGCGGTGCGGCGAAATGAGCATGACGACGTCAATATTGTGGTGTATTTTGTCCTCCCTCCGTACGACGATGACAGCTACCGAATCGGGGGCTACATCCTGGATACGCCCTTTTTGGCCAACGAGTTTTTCCCTCGGATCTTCCGGGAAATGGAAAGCGAGTCGACCTCGGGCGATCGCCGCAACCTGAAATCGACCATCATCGCCATCCATTATATCAACGAAGAGCAGAACATCATTGCCAGCTCCCAGCCGATTGACTCCTACAATTTTGAGGTGAAACGAATCATGGGCTATGGCGCGTGGCGCTTCTTCGTCGCCGCCATCAAGCCCAAAGGGGTCACGATCGAGGGGATCGCGGACCACTATATCCGCTGGAACTTTTTGCTGGTCACCTTCCTCGTGGTGGTGCTGATCGGAGGCATGCTCCTGACCTTGCGGAACATGGCCCGGGAGATGCAACTGGCTCAACTCAAATCTGACTTCGTGTCCAATGTCTCTCACGAGTTTAAGACGCCGCTTGCCTTGATCCGGCTCTTTGCGGAGACTCTGGAACTGGACCGGGTGAAGTCCACGGAACGGCAGCGGGAGTATTTCAGCATTATCCGGAAAGAGAGTGAGCGACTGACGCAGCTTATCAACAACATCCTGGACTTTTCACGAATCGAAGCGGGGAAGAAGGAATATAAGTTTGTGCGGCAGTCGATTTCTGAGGTCGTTCGCGAAACCATTGAGTCCTACCGCTTCCATGTGGAGCAGCAGGGATTTACGCTCAAGATGGACACCGACGACACCCTTCCCCCGATGCGAATCGACCGGGATGCCATTTCGCAAGCGATGCTGAATCTTCTCAACAACTCCCTCAAATACTCCACGGATGAGAAATCGATTACCGTGACCGTCAGCCGGGAAGGGCAGATGGCAAAGATCATGGTCGCGGATCGCGGCATCGGCATTGCGCGAGCGGACCAGAAGAAGATATTTGAGAAATTCTATCGGGCTTCAAACAGCCTAGTGCACGACACTAAGGGAAGCGGTCTCGGCCTGTCGCTGGTTCATCATATTGTCAAGGCCCACGGGGGCACGATCAAAGTCGAGAGCCGGGTCGGAGAGGGGAGCCGATTTGTCATCCAACTGCCCCTGCCGGAACCCGGGACAGGGGAGTGGTCCGCCTCGGACGAGAGCGAGGAATCGCATTCAACAACTGCAGCCCACACGGAGAATGTAGCGTGA
- a CDS encoding DUF962 domain-containing protein: protein MSPSFMENYRAKHQHPLNRLTHYIGIPMIVASLVYLFFDWKIGMILFITGWIFQFVGHFIEGNQPAFFKNPIYLLVGPLFVLKKAGSALRNLLTPRPSP, encoded by the coding sequence ATGAGCCCATCTTTCATGGAGAATTACCGGGCAAAACACCAGCACCCTCTCAATCGGCTGACCCACTATATCGGCATCCCGATGATTGTCGCCTCTCTCGTTTATCTCTTCTTTGACTGGAAGATCGGAATGATCCTCTTTATCACCGGATGGATTTTCCAGTTTGTGGGCCACTTCATCGAAGGGAATCAGCCCGCTTTTTTCAAGAATCCCATTTATCTCCTGGTAGGGCCTCTGTTCGTGCTCAAAAAGGCCGGGTCAGCGCTCAGAAATCTCCTCACGCCACGGCCCTCCCCTTGA
- a CDS encoding NAD-dependent epimerase/dehydratase family protein, whose amino-acid sequence MEIRGLRALVTGASGFIGGRLSERLAIEEDVHVRALVRSPGKAGRLRGLPLETVEGDLLDVPSLRRTAADCDLVFHCAAVVREGGERNEFLRTNVEGTQNILMVSSEAEVKKFIHFSSVAVYGLDPPDGANESTPYQPCGNLYCDTKIAAEEAVWDSYREAKLPVVVIRPANVYGPHSNPWTIRPIEMINSGQMILINGGSGLCNYVFIDNLLDATLTATRRDDSVGQVYLVSDGTAVTWREFFGYYAAMAGKSGIRSVPEWVARLIALGMEMGSKLSGKPSKISREAIRFLTRHARFSIEKAQQDLGYRPRISLEKGMRVTEEWLRAAGYLPAANR is encoded by the coding sequence ATGGAGATTCGCGGGCTAAGAGCCTTGGTGACAGGAGCGTCGGGTTTTATTGGGGGACGGCTGTCGGAGCGCCTGGCGATTGAGGAGGATGTTCACGTTCGGGCCCTGGTTCGGAGCCCCGGGAAAGCTGGCCGGCTGAGAGGACTCCCCCTGGAAACGGTCGAAGGAGATCTCCTCGATGTCCCGTCGCTGCGCCGGACCGCTGCAGATTGCGACCTGGTATTTCATTGTGCGGCGGTAGTCCGGGAAGGAGGAGAACGGAACGAGTTTCTGCGGACCAACGTCGAAGGGACCCAGAATATTCTCATGGTGTCTTCCGAGGCGGAAGTGAAGAAGTTCATCCACTTCAGCAGCGTTGCAGTGTATGGCCTCGATCCGCCAGACGGAGCCAATGAAAGCACTCCGTACCAGCCCTGCGGCAATCTCTATTGTGACACGAAGATTGCTGCCGAAGAGGCCGTCTGGGATTCCTATCGCGAGGCCAAATTGCCGGTGGTGGTAATTCGGCCCGCCAATGTTTACGGTCCGCACTCGAACCCCTGGACCATCCGGCCCATCGAAATGATCAATTCGGGCCAAATGATCCTCATTAACGGAGGGAGCGGTCTCTGTAACTACGTGTTCATTGACAACCTGCTTGACGCCACCTTGACCGCGACCAGGCGCGACGACTCGGTGGGTCAGGTTTATTTGGTCAGCGACGGGACGGCTGTAACCTGGAGAGAGTTTTTTGGGTATTACGCCGCTATGGCTGGAAAGTCGGGAATCCGCTCGGTTCCCGAATGGGTCGCCCGGCTCATCGCACTCGGTATGGAGATGGGTTCAAAGCTCTCGGGGAAGCCCTCTAAGATTAGTCGCGAGGCCATTCGGTTTCTGACCCGCCACGCGCGATTCAGCATCGAAAAAGCGCAACAGGACCTCGGCTATCGACCCCGGATTTCCCTGGAAAAAGGAATGAGAGTGACCGAAGAGTGGCTCAGGGCAGCGGGGTATCTTCCGGCCGCCAACCGCTGA
- the amrS gene encoding AmmeMemoRadiSam system radical SAM enzyme, translated as MAAVEARWWTPLNDHKVVCTLCPRSCKIGDNQAGFCYIRRNEGGRLLTLGYGQPAAIHVDPIEKKPLNHFLPGTQIFSMGTAGCNMGCFFCQNWNISKARSDQVNSSLLSAEAVVESALYSGCSSLAFTYNEPTIWAEYVIDIAKVAREHGLKTVMVTNGYISPEAFDEVYQWIDAANVDLKAFTEHFYSHLTLTHLNPVLETLKRLKQDTSVWFEITNLMIPTLNDSEDETKKLADWILENLGDHVPLHFTAFHPDFKLRDRPRTPHSTLHRARHLAMERGMKFVYEGNVMCEESHTTYCPHCRKALIRRSWHDLKAYELTPEGACRYCGTQIPGHFSRITRARRATSRFDVQ; from the coding sequence ATGGCCGCGGTTGAAGCGCGATGGTGGACCCCTCTCAACGACCATAAGGTCGTCTGCACCTTGTGTCCCCGCTCCTGCAAGATCGGGGACAATCAAGCCGGTTTTTGCTACATCCGCCGGAACGAAGGAGGGAGACTGCTCACCCTCGGCTATGGTCAACCCGCTGCGATCCATGTGGATCCAATTGAGAAGAAGCCCCTTAATCACTTCTTGCCCGGGACCCAGATCTTCTCCATGGGAACGGCGGGGTGTAACATGGGATGCTTTTTTTGCCAGAATTGGAATATCTCAAAAGCCAGATCCGACCAGGTGAACTCCTCCCTGCTGTCCGCGGAGGCCGTCGTGGAGTCCGCCCTGTACAGCGGCTGTTCATCCCTCGCGTTTACTTACAACGAACCGACCATCTGGGCGGAGTATGTGATTGACATCGCCAAGGTCGCGCGCGAGCATGGCTTGAAAACAGTGATGGTGACCAATGGATACATCTCGCCCGAGGCGTTTGACGAGGTTTACCAGTGGATCGATGCGGCCAATGTGGACTTGAAAGCCTTCACAGAGCATTTTTACTCCCATCTCACCCTGACGCATCTCAACCCCGTCCTGGAGACCCTGAAGCGGTTGAAACAGGACACATCGGTGTGGTTCGAGATCACCAACCTCATGATTCCCACGCTCAATGATTCTGAGGATGAAACGAAGAAGCTGGCAGACTGGATTCTGGAGAACCTGGGCGACCATGTGCCGCTGCATTTCACCGCATTCCATCCGGACTTCAAGCTGCGGGACAGACCCCGAACCCCTCATAGCACGCTCCATCGCGCCCGCCACCTGGCGATGGAGCGGGGGATGAAGTTCGTGTACGAGGGCAACGTCATGTGCGAGGAATCTCACACTACGTATTGCCCACATTGTCGGAAGGCCTTGATTCGGCGCTCGTGGCACGATCTGAAGGCGTATGAGCTGACCCCTGAAGGGGCCTGCCGATACTGTGGGACCCAGATCCCCGGTCATTTCTCTCGAATCACAAGAGCGAGGAGGGCGACTTCTCGATTTGATGTCCAGTAA
- a CDS encoding DUF72 domain-containing protein — translation MSSNLPSTLHLGTSSWSSTDWVGVFYPAGTPSAEFIEEYARHFHTVEIDSTWHHMPGPRMIDSLNRRTPEGFIFSAKVPEVITHKKYLVDCDAEMKQFLEVMAPLGEKLGPLVLQFAYVAKGKDAHEYKTGEDFIGRLRDFLPKLSKDFRYVVEVRNGNWLKPPLLDCLRMHGVALALTAYYTMPALDEILKMGIEPLTADFAFVRFIGNRKEIDDLIKTKIESGEKKKEFDELVLDRTAEMRRWIPPLASLLQKGIPAYLYFNNHYAGHAPASVRLFEKLWLEMMGA, via the coding sequence ATGTCCAGTAATCTACCATCCACACTTCACCTGGGAACGTCCAGTTGGTCATCCACCGACTGGGTCGGCGTATTCTATCCTGCAGGTACCCCATCTGCTGAGTTTATTGAAGAATATGCCCGGCATTTCCATACCGTTGAGATCGATTCCACCTGGCACCACATGCCGGGGCCGCGCATGATCGACTCCCTCAACCGCAGGACCCCCGAGGGGTTTATCTTTTCGGCCAAGGTGCCGGAGGTCATCACCCACAAGAAATATCTCGTGGATTGCGACGCGGAAATGAAGCAGTTTCTGGAGGTCATGGCCCCCCTGGGTGAAAAGCTCGGCCCGCTGGTGCTTCAGTTTGCGTATGTGGCCAAGGGAAAAGACGCCCACGAGTACAAGACCGGTGAGGACTTCATTGGACGGCTTCGGGATTTCCTGCCCAAGTTGTCAAAGGACTTCCGGTATGTCGTCGAGGTCCGCAATGGGAATTGGCTGAAGCCCCCGCTCCTGGACTGTCTCCGAATGCATGGGGTCGCCCTCGCCTTGACGGCGTATTACACCATGCCGGCGCTCGACGAGATCCTGAAGATGGGGATCGAGCCGCTCACCGCTGACTTTGCATTTGTCCGGTTTATTGGAAACCGCAAGGAGATTGATGATTTGATCAAAACGAAGATTGAAAGCGGCGAGAAAAAGAAGGAATTTGATGAACTCGTTCTCGATCGGACGGCCGAGATGCGGCGCTGGATTCCGCCGCTGGCGAGCCTGCTCCAGAAAGGAATTCCCGCCTATCTCTACTTCAATAACCACTATGCCGGGCACGCCCCGGCTTCGGTGAGATTGTTTGAGAAACTTTGGTTGGAGATGATGGGGGCCTGA
- a CDS encoding TIGR04076 family protein: MHKVVVSIKSIEGKCPQEFKVGDSWTISEGKTPANFCASAFHTIYPTLVMMQTGGSLPWAENKELSVVACPDATNRAVYELKRIKE, translated from the coding sequence ATGCACAAGGTTGTTGTGAGTATCAAGTCAATTGAAGGGAAATGCCCTCAAGAATTCAAAGTGGGGGACAGCTGGACGATCAGCGAGGGGAAAACGCCGGCGAATTTCTGTGCCTCGGCGTTCCATACAATTTATCCAACCCTGGTCATGATGCAGACGGGCGGTTCCCTTCCTTGGGCGGAAAACAAGGAACTCTCGGTAGTCGCCTGTCCGGACGCCACCAACCGGGCAGTATATGAATTGAAGCGAATCAAGGAATAA
- the ttcA gene encoding tRNA 2-thiocytidine(32) synthetase TtcA, with translation MTCTLIRPERNVNRGRLEKRLLHLVGKAIGDYRLIEDGDRIGVAVSGGKDSWTLLEVLELLRRRAPVKFSLVCIHVDQGFKDFRYDWVADYLESRGFEYKVYHSHSYQMIEEKIEPGVTYCSFCARIRRGVLYRAARELGCNKIALGHHADDAVETLLLNLFFEGRLASMPPRLVADNGESVVIRPLIYVAEKDLATYAYQVDPATHRPRYPIVCCNCPVCGDDSLKRRRMKKLLLDLEREYPMIKKSLLGALGNVHPRHLMDLNLFDSRAAEAHPQTEMGPHKTTQAQEK, from the coding sequence ATGACTTGCACTCTCATTCGTCCTGAAAGAAACGTGAACCGGGGCAGACTCGAGAAGCGACTGCTCCACCTGGTCGGGAAGGCGATCGGGGACTATCGGTTGATTGAGGATGGCGATCGCATCGGCGTGGCCGTTTCCGGGGGCAAGGACAGCTGGACCCTGCTGGAGGTCCTCGAACTGCTCCGACGGCGTGCGCCCGTGAAGTTTTCATTGGTGTGCATCCACGTGGACCAGGGGTTCAAGGATTTTCGTTACGACTGGGTGGCTGATTACTTGGAGTCCCGTGGTTTTGAATATAAGGTCTATCATTCCCACTCGTATCAAATGATCGAGGAAAAAATCGAGCCCGGAGTCACTTATTGCTCTTTCTGTGCGAGGATCCGGCGCGGCGTGCTTTATCGAGCAGCCCGGGAACTGGGCTGCAATAAGATCGCCCTGGGACACCACGCCGACGATGCCGTCGAAACTCTGCTTCTCAACCTCTTCTTTGAGGGGCGGCTGGCCTCCATGCCGCCCCGGCTCGTCGCAGATAATGGCGAATCCGTTGTGATTCGTCCCTTGATCTACGTCGCTGAAAAGGACCTTGCCACGTACGCTTATCAAGTCGACCCGGCGACACATCGGCCGCGGTATCCCATCGTGTGCTGTAATTGTCCGGTGTGCGGAGATGACTCCTTGAAGCGGCGGCGAATGAAGAAGCTTTTGCTGGATCTCGAACGGGAATATCCGATGATTAAAAAGAGTCTGTTGGGGGCCTTGGGCAACGTACATCCAAGACATTTGATGGATCTGAACCTGTTCGACTCCAGGGCCGCTGAAGCTCATCCGCAGACGGAGATGGGTCCTCACAAAACCACTCAGGCTCAGGAAAAATGA
- a CDS encoding DinB family protein: MDTSEHERYFEIVKQTPERLTASLKGVPRKLLLWTPSPGKWSIQEIVCHMRDMERDAYIARYRRILDEENPTLKNIDGDAYALESEYRRMKLSDVLRDWKRLRKDTLKLLKSVKDEQWERAGVHETDGPLTLEIVLRRQAVGNDEAHLGQIEHIKVRNQVLQKFEEGGKRIESEVRGVSEEVLRRKPSPGEWSIMEFLAHLADTEQVFLTRYVRIANADKPALAAVDSQELAVKLRYNERDLTNTLKEFKRLRADTLTLLRALPQKSWQRTGIDAERGEITIEGLAKVHTDHDSTHADEIRALKEKSGKAQTASA; encoded by the coding sequence ATGGACACCAGTGAACATGAACGCTATTTTGAGATCGTGAAGCAGACCCCTGAAAGACTCACGGCGAGCCTGAAAGGGGTTCCCCGGAAACTCTTATTGTGGACCCCTTCCCCCGGCAAGTGGTCAATCCAGGAGATCGTCTGCCATATGCGCGACATGGAGCGAGACGCATATATTGCCCGGTATCGACGGATCCTGGACGAGGAGAATCCGACACTCAAGAATATCGATGGCGATGCCTATGCCCTCGAGTCGGAATATCGCAGGATGAAGTTGAGCGATGTGCTCCGGGACTGGAAACGGTTGCGCAAGGACACCTTGAAACTACTGAAATCCGTAAAGGATGAACAATGGGAGCGGGCTGGAGTCCACGAGACGGATGGCCCATTGACCCTCGAGATCGTTCTCCGGCGCCAGGCTGTCGGGAATGATGAGGCGCACCTGGGCCAGATTGAGCACATCAAGGTTCGCAACCAGGTTCTCCAGAAGTTTGAAGAGGGCGGGAAGCGTATCGAGTCAGAAGTTAGGGGCGTCTCCGAGGAGGTGCTCCGCCGCAAGCCCTCGCCCGGAGAATGGTCGATTATGGAATTCCTCGCTCATCTGGCAGACACCGAGCAGGTCTTTCTTACTCGCTATGTCAGGATCGCTAATGCTGACAAGCCCGCGCTGGCGGCCGTCGACAGCCAAGAGCTGGCCGTCAAGCTGCGATACAACGAACGTGACCTGACGAACACCCTGAAAGAGTTCAAGCGCCTTCGAGCCGATACCTTGACCCTGCTCCGCGCTCTTCCACAAAAGAGCTGGCAGCGGACAGGGATCGATGCAGAGCGCGGCGAGATAACAATCGAAGGCTTGGCAAAGGTTCACACGGACCACGATTCGACGCATGCCGACGAGATCCGTGCTCTGAAAGAAAAGTCCGGGAAGGCCCAAACTGCATCGGCCTGA